aaatatatagaaaGCGCTATCTCAAACTTGCTATATGGCTGATTTGCGTTCTACAATTTACATGTCTGATGCTGATTCTAAGTACTCCTATACCTGCTAAATATTCATTTTCTCTTCATAATTGTAAGTAGTGCTCAATGATAGTTAAGTTCTTCTTAAATGCCATAATGGTGTTTTAAACTGAAGCATATAATGCGAGTAAGAAGTAATTAAAGGGCAAGACAAATGCAAACATTTCAAAACAATGAGTGCAGTTTTAAAAGGAACTTACCTTACAAACTTCTCCTGTGGATAATTCATGACCGTAGCTCATTGAAGTTACAATCTGCATTGAAAACCCAAACTTCAACAAGTAAATAAACCCAAGAATCTTCATACACTGTACAGCAGTCGAATGTCAAACcctgaaaaaattttaaaataaaatgatattagAAGTTTAGAGCACTCCTCTTTAAACACAAACCCAAATGCAACCTTTGCAGGCCCTCAATATCAAGGCACAATAAAATTCAGAGACAATGATAATTCAATGGACGTTAAAAACAACAAATCCGGTCATGGAACTAACTATTACTGCCATCAGTACAAACACTAAATAAAACAAATTCACAAACACTCTCTTCATAGAAAACTTATTGGAAAATAGCTGTATTCAGGTAACCAGTAATGTCGATCAAAAGCATTTTAAAATTAGGATTATTAGATAAAAGTAACAAAAGGTATGATTGATTTCCCCAAAGATACTAAGTTGCAGATATGCCACTAATATCCTTCCAAGAATATCTTGATTGGCATTGGCAAATGGCAATTCCCACAGTACTAACATTATAGATAATCTACATGCATCCATACAGGCGAGAAAGAAAAAGATACACAAAAGAATCTCAACTTAAAGTGGACTACCCAAAATATAGGAATTTGAAAATtccaaaaacaaaaaaaaacaacTTTTCTCTAGCGCTTTCATATGAATGTAAAATTAGTACTCAAAAACATCTATTTTTAGAAATAGAAACTGATGTTATTTTTAGAAGTAGAAACTGATGTCAGCGCTTATTAAACTGGAACAAATCAACTAATCGAAGCAAATTGAAGAATTCGATAATGAAAATGAAGAAAGAAAAATAGAAGATACCAATGAAAGAAATATCAGTGATTGATCAACGACTGCGGTTCCTCATCAACACTACATCAAAGACATCTTCTTCACCTTAGGCTTCTGGTGAGGAATCAAGAGGCGAAAGCTTCCCCTAAACGTCTAGGGCAAGGACTCTGCCTCTAAATCACATCAgacgaaatatatatatatatatatatatatatatatatatatatatatatatataatgtcccAAACAGTTGCTGTCAGGGATGACCGGATGAGGCAAGAATTATTGTGACGATGGGGCCCACTTTTTGCTATCCAAACAGTGCCTCAGGTTTGTTTGCTCCTCTCCGTTGCTCTAAAGCGCGTGCCGTCATCTGGATGATGAGACGGGATTCTGTGGCAATTTTAATTGGTAAAAGTAAAACGATGGTCAAAAAGGAACCGAACGGAATTTGAATTCTGATGTAAGCAGTAAGCAGTAAGCAGAGACAGACACCTAAGTCCTGAGCTGCTAGGAAAGAGCGCCAAGTGATGGAGAAATCAACGCGCGTTTGTTAGTCAATGCCACATTCTCTTTTACTCGTCGTTGACAAAAAATCGTCAGCGACGACTTTTGCCTCGTCGCCTGAATGTCTCCCTTCGGATCCTCCTCTACGGTTAAAATATTGTTTGTTTGAAGGAATAATCTAAGGGAAAGCTCATCAAGTATACTAGAGTCAAACTCAAGCTTAGGTCGATTTCAAACACTCCATGGTAGATTtgaatattatgatatatttatatattaatatgtaCGGACAAATATATATAAACTTTaaatcaatatttaaaaattattactatttCATTGtacattatttttaattaatgggAGCAACGTattaattaagatgaaaaccacAATCAGCCTGAGTTGCTTTAATGTAATTTAGGATTAATGAATTAAATCAGTGGAGAAAATGAATTTAtatagttgattttaaatttttagaataaaaaattaattaaattaaatcattacataagagtttttaattttagttttgatttaattttaattagcgAAATACTCGTGCTATGTgtggtaatatatatatatatattttaattaaaaatattttaatattactatttaaaatattaaaattttaaaatattaactataaattttaattaaataagttaataACTTAATggctataaattatttttcatatataataataaaaaaatattttaaaataataaaaattaaattaaagtaaattaaaatttattaaatgcataaaaggaagaaaaaaatttaaatattaatttttcttcaaaataaaTATGAGTCTTGATTTTAATGCAATTGaccttttaaattaaaaattatgaacataataacatgtgataattatatttagtatttatattaaatttatttaaaaaatacgaAAAATGCTTAATATTGAATGTTAtcttttaaaaagtttaaaaattaataaatatgcattacctttaataattcgatatgttaaaaaaaaattaatcattaatttcttataaaaatttaaaaatgatttATTCTAATTTAGAGtagatattttaaaggaaattaaacttttaGTTGTAATAATAATTGGATAACCATTATAAtattagttaaattttaaaattaaatatcttGAGTTATCAAATTATTAgtaattaaatactaaatttaattgcAGTAAATGTATTCAAAGTATTTAACTTTCCTTTAAATAACTGCCAttaactttttaaattaaaatgtaaGAAACTTGTAATGAATGATAATTATGTTTAGTAATCAatactttttctattatttaaatttagaagatcaaaataattaagaaccgtatttaaaaataaaattatataataattatatattacaaccatttaagaaatatataaaaattattgtcaataaatgtaattaaaaatcgcTACTTTCTATAAATGTGACAAATTTAAAATCATATctcttttgaaatttattttataaaatctaAACAATTTTTTCATCAGAAAGCGAACATATAATATACATAAATTAGCATATGTATGTTCAttgagtataattaataaattaatattattaactcTTAATTTTTCTATCTCTAATTAAATTAAGCTTTTATAGacatttgtaataataataatagctacttattataatattaaaaatgtaataattatataatttgtaacttacatatacataattagggaattaataacttaatcacaatttatagaaattatatcattaattaatttttataaataataataaaataatataacataacttttaatattaactaaattaataatattaattatttattaatatactataaaaaatatcaaaaaaataatgaaaattaaatattaatataaatttgttgtttaccataactatgaaaataaaattttatttcatttcatttttccacaattcattttatatagcattcaatatataattaaaaatatgtatttattaaatgaatgctaaaataagataaataaaaataaaataatattaaagtaaattaaaaattattaaatatatataagagAGAGAATTAAAGTAAAATATTTAACTCTATATGACTACTTCCATagcataattttaaattattttattaattttaaaatatatataattattaaaattttataatgaaatgaaataatgaaaaattcaagaataattaaatgaaaaatttataaaattattaaaatatgtctaatatttttaattagttaatcataaaaattgtgataataatggtaatagtaaaaataattaatagttacagtaatagtaataattaattacattaattaatatTAACATAACAAGATtaatattaactaaattaataatattaaatatttattaatatactataaaaaatataaaaaataataaaaattgaatattaatataaatttgttgtttaccataactatgaaaataaaattttatttcattttatttttccacaattcattttatatagcattcaatatataattaaaaatatgtatttattaaatgaatgctaaaataagaaaaataaaaataaaacaacattaaagtaaattaaaaattattaaatatataaaagagagagagaattaAAGTAAAGTATTTAACTCTACGTGACTACTTTCATagcataattttaaattattttattaattttaaaatatatataattattatttttttataatgaaatgaaataatgaaaaattcaagaataattaaatgagaaatttataaaattattaaaatatgtctaatatttttaattagttaaccataaaaattgtgataataatggtaatagtaaaaataattaatggttacagtaatagtaataattaattatattaattaatataattattaaatttaaactatatatatatatatatatatatatatatatatatatatatatatatatataataaagagTCTTTCCTATATTTAATTAGATTGAGATTTCTACatatttgtaataataataataataataataatagctatttaTTACAATATTAAAGTAATAACTAAGTAAATAGTTTACAACTTAAATttgatcataattttaaaaaattatatcattaattaaattttctaaatgataataaaacaatataatataattaatattatcaaagtaataatattaattatttattaatatattataaaaaatataaaaaaatgaaaattaaatattgatataaatttcctatttgccataactatgaaaataaatttttatttcatttcattttttcataactcattttatatatatatatattactaagaattttgatcataatttagagtagatattttaaaggaaattaaatttaattaaaactatttaggaaatataaataaaatttaatgttgaaatttttctttttaaattgaagattaattacttttaaaattttaatcattaGTTTCTTACAAAAATTCAAATATACTCTGATTTCTGATTTTAATTTAaagcatatattttaaaaaaaattacacctaatggaaaattttatcattaatttttaaaaaaaaaaaatcaaatatctcATGATCTTTAGTTATAACTTTAAACAGatgttttaaagaaaattaaacttaattataataattaataatttttcattatttaaatttagaagatcatattaattaagaattatatttagaaaattgtattatataataattatatattacaactatttaggaaatatagataaaatttaattttgatatttttttaaataacctttaataattagacatcttttaaaaaaaataaattattaaattttcataaatattcaaATACATTTGATTATTGGTTATAATTTAGAacatatattttaaagaaaaataaatttaattaaaactatttaggaaatataaataaaatttaatgttaatattttatttaaaaaaattaaagaaatttaaatttagaagttatataataattatatattttaactatttagaaaaatactaaaaatattaTGTCTCCAAgtcacagttttttttttttctagttacAATTTTTTTCTGTAGTTACAATTTTTTTCTTCTTCGCATTCATTTTATTAGCGTTTTGCTTTAAAATGATAATCTCCCTTATGATTATTTATGAATTCTCACTTCTTCTGTCACTATTTCTGGTAATTTTGTtatgttttttcttttttaatttgacTTTGTTATACTCAGTTCTGTGCTCTGTTTCTTATTGGGATtgttaattttctatttaatttctctaaaaataaaaatatttcattattCTCAAATAATATGAAAAACCTTCGTTACTAAGAATATTATTTTTTTGGACTTATTTTTTTGCAAGAACATGTCATTCTATTGTAATTCTAGTTAAACaaaaattgattttatttatttatttatttatttttaatactatGTGAGGCATTTTTtatttgttgagataaatcttatATTAGATCTTTCTAgtatttgatttgtaaatttaAGATTGTAGTGCATATATAATAATATGTTTGTGGTACAACCTCAAAATGAAGACAAATGGCTTGCAGTGACTTATTTACCTCACTTCAAGTCTGAATAATCATTACAATTCACAAATAATAGAATTTGGATCACAGAGAATAGAATATTATTTCCTTAATTTCTTgtacttaataaattaaattttgatattgataaaaaagaaaatatatgtaTTTAGGTAGTAACAAGTTAAATTTCGattataacttaaaaattaaataaggaaaaaaaatataatcaatAAAATTGATAAATGAGGTAAGACAAAAAATTATcagtaataaatttaatttaatataatcagCATGTGTAGgaagaaaaaaatattattagcaataaatttaatttaatattgtcACTTTCCATTACCACTTAGCACAGAaaaaatttgattattttaaatattatcatGTGACATAAATataatacttttaaaattttatatgacTGCCctgcattttatatatatatatatatatatatatatatatatatatatatatatattaatgaacTTTTTAAGCAAATATTACAAGAAAAGAACAAAGGCGGAAACTCTAAAGTATGTCAAAGCTTAAGGATCGGGATTGGAACGGGATGGAAGGGTccgattcttaatttattttaattatacttttaattttattttattttatattttaataaaaatttatgttaatttttattttttaaaaaatcaattttaattagaaaTCAGCATTAAGAATTTCAATCCAAACGAGGACCCaatgatttgataaattttacCCACTCAATTTTcctgattattttattttaataattatattttaatttattttaataaaattatttattttttattaatagtcACTCAATCTATGagtaaattttttaaattgtatGTTTTATATATCTCTGaatcataaaaaatttatatatttatcaggtaaaattaattcttttaatattttttcagtTTAaagacaatttctcaattcattcTTTCTCAACCTTTGTCCCAACCTTAATATTGTGCGAGACAAGAATAAAAATATATTCCTTCGTGATCTACCCCatacaataatatattattatttttttattaaaaattattttatttctatatatttatatattatatttttaacaaaaatataatatattattataattatatttaaaacttatatttttaatatatattttattttttataaataaatttacattatataataataaattaaaataaaaataaaaaaagaaagtaTTCGTGAAGAACCTTACCGAGAAAGTAACTTAAACTCTTATAGGGTAGAAATAAAGGGAGTGATCCCCCAATCTTAGGAATGGTAAAAGTTCTAAAACCCGAGCTACTCCACCTcgaatttgattaatttttaccAACTCTGCCCTGATATTGATTTGTGTGAGACAGAAAGGGAAAAAacttattttcatatattattatgcaataatatattattattttttattaaaaaataatttaaatttaaaatttaataaaatatataaatatattattaaaataatatataaaatttatatttttaattatatttattttttaataaataaatttatattatatattaataaattaaaataaaaaaatgaaaagaaaaatttccatTGAGAAATTCGTCTCGCCTCGCATTGGAATGCCGACCTCAAACTCTTATAAAGTGAGAAAGGGAAGAGTAATCCCCACCACCAATCTGTCTCATTgctatttctacttgatttatctATTGTTGTTCCTTTTGTAGAGGGTGTATCATATTCAGATATTTAACTATTTAATAATTACTATattataaatgttttatattcatATAAAAAGAACCGTCTcacatgataattttttttttttaatattttttttcataattaattttaattgaaattcaaaTTCCACACAATTTTAGAACACATTTAGCTAATATTACTCTAAAATCAAATTCCATTTAAAGGAAGGGTCTCAATTAATTTTGGGACGCCACCTTACAGTAGTCCCAAACGCACAAGATAATCGCTAAAGTGGATGCACGAAGAGTACCACGTTGCCACTTGTCTTCGATGCCAAGTTACAACAAAGAGCTAGGCCAGTGCAGCAGTTTTCAgtatgaacaaaaaaaaaaaaaattgaatcatttcagtttaattgtttgaattttttaattttattgattagtttgatttaaaatttttaatatatttaatttttgatttgatttaattttttattaattaaaattaattaaattaaataataaaataatctaaataaatttacaatataagaaatataaATCTTGAGATTCAAGATATATAAACCGATCGAGGCAAATAAACTTaactcaaaaaataaaaattttaatatttttaatttaatataataaaattaaattaaattatttttttaatttaatttaatttaattattttttaaataatcaattcaatttaatttatatttttaagtaatttaaatttttaattttcaatattcaaATCAATTCAAAAGCGAACCGATGGAATGTTCTCCCTACAAAGAGccacttctctctccctctctgtgCAACTCGCACGCTCCTTCATACTTATAATCTCACGCCACTATATATTGGCAAATCActgtccctctctctctctctctctctctaggtTTTCAAATTCCTTTAGCTACTAGAGAGAGAGTTTTCAGCTGATTCAAAAAAGTAGATTCAGATCCTCTACTTTCGAACCAGATCATAACTCGGATCCGATTCCCCTCAAAAACTCGCGGATTTTTCAACCAGAGATCCGTAATTTTTTGAATAATTTTCCATTTTTATTTCAAGGGAAacttctctctctctatatatatcttTTAAGCTCTTTATTATGTTTTGATTTGTCAGCTTTATGAGCCTAGTAGATTAAAAGGTAAGATGTCAATTTGTTTATGATTATGTAGGGATGTGCTTGATTGATTTGGTTTCCTTTCTTGCATCCTTAGACAGACATCCTGTTTTGTAGCTGAGGTAACCCAGAAAATATGAGGAAACAAGAATCAAAATTTTGCGTATATCCATGCTTGTCTTTGTCTCTCTGCATACATCAATCTAATTTGAAGATAATGCAGCTCAATTGTGCTAGTTAGTGTTATTAATTTTCTCAAGCTAATGCTGATTttagtttttaaagtaaattttcccACACCACCAAAAGAAAACCTTCAAATTTGAATTCCCAGCACTGCGTTTGAACTGGTCACGACATTTCAATTTGATGATCATTAGGGAACATCTGGTATCGTTTGGCAATATTTTTAATCGTTGAGAGAAATGCTGATTCAAGCAATAAATGAACAATTCAcgttgaaaaaagaaaaaaaaattccttcACTTGCACCGGATACAACATAGGTCATGCTTGAATCAATCAactcattttttttaattgcatAATAATTTGAGGTGAATTTGATTATGATATGTGGCCTTTCATGATTATGTTGGCAGCTATTTATTTGGGTTAGAGATCTGGCATTGAAGGCCAGACTGCTCTATTTAGATGATATGCAACGCCAGCATAAGGAGTGTGATTGCTCAAGGAGGAATATTATCCAAAACAAGGTCGCAGTTGAGCAATATCAGGAGTTTACATGCAGGTCTCCACCTAAGTTATACGTTAAAACCTGAGTTGTCAATGAATCTAAGTATGATGGTCGATTCGGACTCAACGGCAAAACGGGGACCTGTTGTTGATGTGTTCCCAGAGAGAGATGATGATGGTGGATATGTTAGTGGAGGTTGGAAAAGGTGATTATAGGTTCTCCTTTTTTTAATGGATATATCAATTGGTAGACATTTAGAAAATATTCACTGTACAGATTAGCTACAAGTATATCCACTTTGATGCTCTTTTTTCCttctcatgaaaaaaaaaaaaaaaaaagaaggcctTTTTAGGATCATACTTGGGTTGAATTAAAACCCTATCAACTATAGTGTAATATGAGCAGAAGTTGCACTGGTTGCATTTTTCTTTGTGTTTTTTGGTGCAGTGATGTATTTGATAATTTACTTTTTACTTGGTCTTTTACGCCACGTATTTGACTAAAAGCATTTCTCTATGAGATAGCTTGCAGTGGGTTTTGGCGTTATGAATGGTGTCAACTATAATTTGTCGCTACATTTAGACTCAGTGCAGCTCTGTGAGTGAGAGTTTCTTTATGCAGAAATGAAAGAAACTTTGGAAAGCATTAGCAAAAATAAGAAGAAGCTTTGAAAATATTTTTGTTtttgaaaaggaaaaaaaggaaTGCAGTTTCAGTTACCATTAAATATTGTTCTTTCTAGCCTTAATTGGTCCCTATCTCAACACTATAGCATTATCATTCAAACACTACTTTTTTATGTTTCTCATGAAAATGGATTATAATTACGAAATTATTATCTTCAAAATCCTTCATATTTCTGCTCTCTGCTTTTATCTTTCACTCTCTTATGCTAATAGAACTGAACTAGGGATCTATAATAGCTATAGTCATAACAAGAAGTTTGTCTGATAGTGCTCTTATCTGATTCTAACAAGCTGTGATTTGGTTTCTTTTCTGTTGACAGTGAAGATGGCAAACTGAGTTGTGGATATTCAAGTTTCAGGGGAAAGAGAGCCACGATGGAGGATTTCTATGATATTAAAAATACAAAGATTCATGGTCAAAGAGTCTCCATGTTTGCAATCTTTGATGGTTTGATTTCCTGATCTCTTTTAATGAAGTTTACCAATTTATAGGTGTTATGAATGACTATCTATTTTTGACTTGAGGTAGAAGGTGCATTACCTGGTGATGGTGAAATGATGCATTATAATAATTGGAGTCTTAATCATTAAGAACCTCCACATGGTAAATATGACCTGTGCAAGGGATGTATAAAAGCGTGGAACCTacttattcatttatttaattttttaaagtatGGTTGTCGACGTTAATCACTTGCAGCCAGGAAGTTGCATAAACAGACAATAGACAAATTGATTGGTATCTAACCTGTTGTACGGTTTCAGTTAAGATAGTATCATTTAAGGAAAGAAATATGTAAGTGCTTCTCAAAAAATGGTGCAACTTTGGAGCAGTCTACACGTATTGACATTAAAGCTTTGGATAACTTGAACTAATATCTGCATGATTTTCTTTTATAGCCAGGACTGTTATATACTAGTGAAGcataatttttttcttcttcttcttcttattcttctcCAAATTGCCAATGCATGTGTGTAGAATGGGTTTCAGTTTAACGAATTGACACTTCATTCTAGGTCATGGTGGTTCCCGTGCTGCTGAGTATTTGAAGGAGCACCTGTTCGATAATCTGATAAAGCATCCACAATTCATGGAAAATACAAAACTGGCTATaagtatgttctatttttctgatgCTTATTATTAATGCATCACTTTCCATCTTCAGGATCATGTTATTACATTATATTCTTCTTGTTGGTAGTATTTTTCATGCAGGCACCCATGTAGCATCAGTGTTAAAATTGTCTCACTTTAGGATAGGTCAAAGCCAATATGGTGTATAGTCTCTCATTTCCAGTTTATGGGTTGTGGGGTCCTTCACGAAACACATTTGCAGCCCCTTGAACAAAGTTTGTTATGGCTTTTATATGATAGCCTTATTAACTATGCAGGTGAAACATATCAACAAACTGATGTGGACTTCTTGGACTCTGAAAAGGATACCTACCGTGATGATGGATCTACTGCTTCAACAGCTGTATTAGTTGGTAACCATTTATATGTTGCCAATGTTGGAGATTCACGAACTGTGATATCAAAAGCTGGGAAAGGTAGTTCTTGCATTGTAAATTGCATTTTTAGTTCCATAAGTGGTAATCATTTCGGACAATATTATTGAGAAGAATGACATTCTAGTTATTATTGATCTGCTGGATGTGCCCTTCGAGTAGCAACTACTGAGAAGATAAACATTCAATGCACTCAACtaaactcaactaaacctttatcaa
Above is a genomic segment from Hevea brasiliensis isolate MT/VB/25A 57/8 chromosome 17, ASM3005281v1, whole genome shotgun sequence containing:
- the LOC110637488 gene encoding probable protein phosphatase 2C 76 isoform X2; protein product: MICNASIRSVIAQGGILSKTRSQLSNIRSLHAGLHLSYTLKPELSMNLSMMVDSDSTAKRGPVVDVFPERDDDGGYVSGGWKSEDGKLSCGYSSFRGKRATMEDFYDIKNTKIHGQRVSMFAIFDGHGGSRAAEYLKEHLFDNLIKHPQFMENTKLAISETYQQTDVDFLDSEKDTYRDDGSTASTAVLVGNHLYVANVGDSRTVISKAGKAIPLSEDHKPNRSDERKRIESAGGVVMWAGTWRVGGVLAMSRAFGNRMLKQFVVAEPEIQLLEGILDMIALFMCLAEAHSRM
- the LOC110637488 gene encoding probable protein phosphatase 2C 76 isoform X1, with translation MICNASIRSVIAQGGILSKTRSQLSNIRSLHAGLHLSYTLKPELSMNLSMMVDSDSTAKRGPVVDVFPERDDDGGYVSGGWKSEDGKLSCGYSSFRGKRATMEDFYDIKNTKIHGQRVSMFAIFDGHGGSRAAEYLKEHLFDNLIKHPQFMENTKLAISETYQQTDVDFLDSEKDTYRDDGSTASTAVLVGNHLYVANVGDSRTVISKAGKAIPLSEDHKPNRSDERKRIESAGGVVMWAGTWRVGGVLAMSRAFGNRMLKQFVVAEPEIQDLKIDEEFELLVLASDGLWDVVPNADAVSIARTEEEPEAAARKLTEAAFTRGSADNITCIAVRFHHDKADPANAQSN